A part of Quatrionicoccus australiensis genomic DNA contains:
- a CDS encoding bifunctional diguanylate cyclase/phosphodiesterase produces the protein MSLFRQLWLAVIASTVIAFAGSFVVSMFTARQYLEQQLAVKNNDNAASLALSMSQLDKDPVTIELQVAAVFDSGQYARVSLVDPEGKTVIEKTSSPMAGTVPEWFVRLFPIESRPGMAQVSSGWNQFGTIELVSHSRFAYRELWEGGIKLLFWFLLGGIGMGLLGMQLLRRIKRPLDAVVGQARAISERRFVSIQVPETPELKSLASAMNAMVERLKAMFAEEAARLEQVRQEATLDSLTGLANRAFFLNQLEVALSNDDAATSGSLLMLRIADLAGINKRAGRETADELLRRIGSAFAEIAGSRPNAAAARLNGADFAVLLPGLSDPSEAAEKLLHVMRDLSSAGLIEGERIAHLASGTYQHGQSIGNLLSHIDAALASAEGQSGLAWCRAESGCEQIATSNADWKKLLEGAIEMHRLRLIEFPVAANGGQLLHLECPLRLQASENGEWLAAGSFMPMASRLAMTSELDLAVARLALDRIAAGTPAVAVNLSGESILSPAFRSSLQALISARKDLAPRLWLEVPEIGAFQHFEEFQAFCNSLRPFGCRLGIEHFGRQFSEIGRLHDIGLDYLKVDGSFIRAIDSQPGNQAFLKGLCSIAHNIGLTVIAESVQTPAELAMLPALGFDGATGPAIPRN, from the coding sequence ATGTCCCTTTTCCGCCAGCTCTGGCTCGCCGTCATTGCCAGCACCGTCATCGCCTTTGCCGGCAGTTTTGTCGTCAGCATGTTCACTGCCCGCCAGTATCTGGAACAGCAACTGGCGGTCAAGAACAACGACAATGCCGCCTCGCTCGCCTTGTCGATGTCGCAACTGGACAAGGATCCGGTCACCATCGAACTGCAGGTCGCGGCCGTGTTCGACAGCGGGCAATATGCTCGGGTCAGCCTGGTCGATCCGGAAGGCAAAACGGTGATCGAAAAGACCAGCTCGCCGATGGCCGGTACGGTTCCCGAATGGTTCGTCCGTCTTTTCCCGATCGAGTCGCGCCCCGGCATGGCCCAGGTTTCATCCGGCTGGAACCAGTTCGGCACCATCGAGCTGGTCAGTCACAGCCGCTTCGCTTATCGCGAGCTCTGGGAAGGCGGCATCAAGCTGCTCTTCTGGTTCCTGCTCGGCGGCATCGGCATGGGACTGCTCGGCATGCAACTGTTGCGCCGCATCAAGCGCCCGCTCGATGCTGTGGTGGGGCAGGCACGCGCGATCAGCGAGCGGCGTTTCGTCAGCATTCAGGTTCCCGAAACCCCGGAACTGAAAAGCCTCGCCAGCGCCATGAATGCCATGGTCGAACGCCTCAAGGCGATGTTTGCCGAAGAAGCCGCCCGCCTCGAACAAGTGCGCCAGGAAGCGACGCTGGACAGCCTGACCGGGCTGGCCAACCGCGCCTTCTTCCTCAACCAGCTGGAAGTTGCCTTGAGCAATGACGACGCTGCGACCAGCGGCAGCCTGCTGATGCTGCGCATCGCCGACCTCGCCGGCATCAACAAGCGGGCCGGCCGTGAAACCGCCGACGAGTTGTTGCGCCGGATCGGCAGCGCCTTTGCCGAGATTGCCGGTAGCCGCCCGAACGCCGCGGCGGCCCGCCTGAATGGCGCCGACTTTGCCGTCCTGCTGCCCGGCCTCTCCGACCCGAGCGAAGCTGCCGAAAAGCTGCTGCATGTCATGCGCGACCTGTCTTCTGCCGGGCTGATCGAAGGCGAGCGCATCGCCCACCTGGCCAGCGGCACCTACCAGCACGGCCAGAGCATCGGCAACCTGCTCTCGCATATCGATGCCGCCCTGGCCTCGGCGGAAGGCCAGAGCGGACTGGCCTGGTGTCGCGCCGAAAGCGGCTGCGAACAGATTGCGACCTCGAATGCGGACTGGAAGAAACTGCTCGAAGGCGCCATCGAAATGCATCGCCTGCGCCTGATTGAATTCCCGGTGGCCGCCAACGGCGGCCAGTTGCTGCACCTGGAATGTCCGCTGCGCCTGCAGGCCAGCGAAAACGGCGAATGGCTGGCAGCCGGCAGCTTCATGCCGATGGCCTCACGCCTCGCGATGACCAGTGAACTCGACCTCGCGGTCGCCCGCCTGGCACTGGACCGGATTGCCGCCGGGACGCCGGCCGTAGCGGTCAACCTCTCCGGCGAGTCGATTTTGAGCCCGGCCTTCCGCAGCAGCCTGCAAGCCCTGATCAGCGCCCGCAAGGACCTGGCGCCACGCCTCTGGCTGGAAGTTCCTGAAATCGGCGCCTTCCAGCATTTCGAAGAGTTCCAGGCATTCTGCAACTCGCTGCGCCCATTCGGCTGCCGCCTCGGCATCGAACACTTTGGTCGCCAGTTCAGCGAAATCGGCCGCCTGCACGACATCGGACTCGACTACCTGAAAGTCGATGGCAGCTTCATCCGCGCCATCGACAGCCAACCCGGCAACCAGGCCTTCCTCAAGGGTTTGTGCAGCATTGCCCATAACATCGGCCTGACGGTCATCGCCGAGAGCGTGCAAACACCGGCCGAACTCGCCATGCTCCCCGCCCTCGGCTTTGACGGCGCCACCGGCCCGGCCATTCCGCGCAACTGA
- a CDS encoding transglutaminase-like cysteine peptidase → MAKQPLDSLRLLVLTALFAIVCSLSLTAGAGLDFDRLQQALSARFNNQWASARFDEWRQMLGNGQGTSEAEKLRRVNDFFNRRVAFDDDFSVWGQSDYWATPMEFIGQGRGDCEDFSIGKYYSLLNLGIPVAKLRLVYVKALLNGVNGPVQQAHMVLVYYASPSADPLVLDNLVPEIRPASRRSDLSPIFSFNSSGLWQGTGNQSSQSNLSRWQDLLARARAEGFQ, encoded by the coding sequence TTGGCAAAACAACCGCTCGACTCCCTCCGCCTGCTCGTCCTGACCGCCCTCTTTGCCATCGTCTGTTCACTCAGTCTGACGGCCGGCGCCGGGCTCGACTTCGACCGTCTGCAACAGGCCCTGAGCGCTCGCTTCAACAATCAATGGGCCAGCGCCCGCTTTGACGAATGGCGCCAGATGCTTGGCAATGGCCAAGGCACATCCGAAGCCGAAAAGCTGCGCCGCGTGAATGACTTTTTCAACCGCCGTGTCGCTTTCGATGACGATTTCAGCGTCTGGGGCCAATCCGACTACTGGGCGACGCCGATGGAGTTCATCGGCCAGGGCCGCGGCGACTGTGAAGATTTCTCGATCGGCAAGTACTATTCCCTGCTCAACCTCGGCATCCCGGTCGCCAAACTTCGCCTGGTCTACGTCAAGGCGCTGCTCAACGGTGTCAATGGCCCGGTGCAGCAGGCGCACATGGTGCTGGTCTATTACGCGTCGCCGAGCGCCGACCCGCTCGTGCTCGACAACCTTGTTCCCGAGATTCGCCCGGCGTCGCGCCGCAGCGATCTCTCACCCATTTTCAGTTTCAACAGTTCGGGGCTTTGGCAAGGCACCGGCAATCAGTCCAGCCAGAGCAATCTCTCGCGCTGGCAGGATTTGCTGGCTCGCGCTCGCGCCGAAGGCTTCCAGTGA
- a CDS encoding amino acid ABC transporter substrate-binding protein, which produces MVSAVAADEPVRPVGPTQAKVAARQVLYVGYREEALPFSYLVPGHAEPVGYMWDVCTSVFAAVRAVAGNAVRVVPISVTENARTMMLKTGITDLDCGGAGNTVARQKQVDLSYNVYVSEIKIMVRKESGIGSFEQLAGRKLVTLAGGSAERHVKHAALGSNITFVHLLAGTPQEAMTQLAQGEADAFAADDVVLAAQRAASPGNFVILETALAREPYAIMLPKDDAAWKKLVDDTLVGLMQSGELERIYEKWFLNPIPPLGHSLALPMSPSLKAAIQAPGDVPVN; this is translated from the coding sequence ATGGTTTCTGCCGTGGCGGCCGATGAGCCGGTCCGTCCGGTCGGGCCGACGCAAGCCAAGGTGGCGGCCCGTCAGGTTCTGTATGTCGGTTATCGGGAGGAGGCGTTGCCCTTTTCCTACCTGGTGCCTGGACATGCGGAGCCGGTCGGCTACATGTGGGATGTTTGTACGAGTGTTTTTGCTGCCGTGCGTGCGGTGGCTGGCAATGCAGTCCGGGTGGTGCCGATTTCCGTCACCGAGAACGCCCGCACGATGATGCTGAAAACCGGCATCACGGATCTTGATTGCGGTGGTGCCGGCAATACGGTGGCACGCCAGAAGCAGGTCGATCTGTCGTATAACGTCTATGTCAGCGAAATCAAGATCATGGTTCGCAAGGAATCCGGGATCGGCAGTTTCGAGCAACTTGCCGGGCGCAAGCTGGTGACGCTGGCCGGCGGTTCGGCCGAACGTCACGTCAAGCATGCCGCGCTGGGCAGCAACATCACCTTCGTCCATCTACTGGCCGGCACGCCGCAGGAGGCGATGACTCAGCTGGCGCAGGGCGAGGCCGATGCCTTTGCGGCTGATGATGTGGTCCTCGCGGCGCAGCGGGCAGCCAGTCCGGGCAATTTTGTCATCCTCGAAACAGCCTTGGCCAGGGAGCCTTACGCGATCATGTTGCCCAAGGATGATGCGGCATGGAAAAAGCTGGTCGACGACACCCTGGTCGGGTTGATGCAGAGCGGCGAGCTGGAGCGGATCTACGAAAAATGGTTCCTGAATCCGATACCGCCGCTAGGCCACAGCCTGGCATTGCCGATGTCGCCTTCGCTGAAGGCGGCGATTCAGGCGCCGGGCGACGTACCGGTCAACTGA
- a CDS encoding YbhB/YbcL family Raf kinase inhibitor-like protein: MKLTSTSFTDGQRMPGEFSFCIADPAHHVCLGSNLNPQLAWTDAPSGTRSFALICHDPDVPSQGDDVNQEGRTVPASLPRVDFFHWVLIDLPPTVNAISEGEFSKEVTPRGKSGPQAPHDSRQGINNYTDWFAGDNDMRGDYYGYDGPCPPWNDEIIHRYIFTVYALDIDKLPLTGKFGGPEVRQAIAGHILAQGSLSATYTLNPALLA, translated from the coding sequence ATGAAACTGACCAGCACCAGCTTCACCGATGGACAACGCATGCCGGGCGAGTTTTCCTTCTGCATTGCCGACCCGGCGCACCATGTCTGCCTGGGCAGCAACTTGAACCCGCAACTGGCGTGGACCGATGCGCCATCAGGCACCCGTTCCTTTGCGCTGATTTGTCACGACCCCGACGTACCGAGCCAGGGCGACGACGTCAACCAGGAAGGCAGGACGGTTCCGGCCAGCTTGCCGCGCGTTGATTTCTTTCACTGGGTACTAATCGACCTGCCGCCAACGGTCAACGCGATTTCAGAAGGCGAATTCAGCAAGGAAGTGACGCCGCGCGGCAAATCAGGGCCGCAGGCCCCGCATGACAGCCGGCAGGGCATCAACAACTACACCGACTGGTTTGCCGGCGACAATGACATGCGCGGCGACTACTACGGCTACGATGGTCCCTGCCCGCCATGGAACGATGAAATCATCCATCGCTACATTTTTACGGTCTACGCGCTGGATATCGACAAATTGCCGCTCACCGGCAAGTTTGGCGGGCCCGAGGTACGCCAGGCCATCGCCGGGCACATCCTTGCGCAGGGCAGCCTGAGCGCAACTTACACCTTGAATCCGGCGCTGCTCGCCTGA
- the murJ gene encoding murein biosynthesis integral membrane protein MurJ, which translates to MNLLRALATVSGMTLLSRILGFVRDFVIARAFGAGLATDAFFVAFKLPNLLRRMFAEGAFSQAFVPILGEYKNKRGEADTRTLVDHVASMLSIALFIVTAIGIIAAPALVWLSAAGFTAVPGKFELTVTLTRITFPYILFMSLVALAGGILNSWSRFAIPAFTPVLLNLTFIFMALFAAPYFDPPVLALAWAVFLGGLLQLLLQIPALKKIAMLPRISLDWRAAWADPGVRRITKLMAPALVGVSVSQISLLINTVFASFLQSGSVSWLYYADRLMEFPSGMLGATLGTILLPSLSRYHASENHEEYSKLLDWGLRLTLLLAAPAALALAMLAVPLIATLFFHGAFLASDVFNTRNALVAYSVGLTGLILVKVLAPGFYARQNVRTPVRIALISLLATQVMNLAFIGWLEHAGLALSIGLAACLNAALLYRGLCQQGIFVPQPGWTVFIVKLGIAMAVMAGALWAGQGQDSDWLHGNLLARISHLAWLVPLGAGAYFATLWLLGFRLRDFKRRAAE; encoded by the coding sequence ATGAATTTATTGCGCGCCCTGGCCACGGTCAGTGGCATGACCCTGCTCTCCCGCATTCTCGGCTTCGTCCGGGATTTCGTCATCGCCCGGGCCTTTGGTGCCGGCCTGGCCACCGATGCATTTTTTGTCGCTTTCAAGCTTCCCAACCTGCTGCGCCGGATGTTTGCAGAGGGCGCTTTTTCGCAAGCCTTCGTACCGATACTCGGTGAATACAAGAACAAGCGCGGCGAAGCGGACACCCGCACCCTGGTCGATCACGTTGCCAGCATGCTGTCCATTGCACTGTTCATCGTCACCGCCATCGGCATCATTGCTGCCCCAGCGCTGGTCTGGCTGTCCGCAGCAGGGTTCACTGCCGTTCCCGGCAAGTTCGAACTGACGGTCACGCTGACTCGCATTACTTTTCCCTACATCCTGTTCATGTCGCTGGTCGCGCTCGCCGGCGGCATCCTCAACAGCTGGAGCCGTTTTGCGATCCCTGCCTTCACACCGGTTCTGCTCAACCTGACCTTCATTTTCATGGCGCTGTTCGCCGCGCCTTATTTCGACCCACCGGTCCTGGCACTTGCCTGGGCCGTGTTTCTTGGCGGCCTGCTGCAACTTCTGCTGCAGATCCCCGCGCTAAAGAAAATCGCCATGCTGCCGCGCATTTCGCTCGACTGGCGAGCCGCCTGGGCCGACCCCGGCGTACGCCGCATCACGAAACTGATGGCACCCGCCCTGGTTGGGGTTTCGGTATCCCAGATCAGTTTGCTGATCAATACGGTTTTCGCCTCATTCCTGCAGAGCGGCAGCGTTTCCTGGCTGTATTACGCCGATCGCCTGATGGAGTTTCCATCCGGCATGCTGGGCGCAACGCTGGGCACCATTTTGCTGCCGTCGCTGTCGCGCTATCACGCCAGCGAAAACCATGAAGAATATTCCAAGCTGCTCGACTGGGGCCTGCGCCTGACCCTGCTGCTCGCCGCACCAGCCGCGCTGGCACTGGCCATGCTGGCCGTCCCCCTGATTGCCACCCTGTTTTTCCACGGCGCATTTCTCGCCAGTGATGTCTTCAACACCCGGAATGCGCTGGTTGCATACTCCGTCGGCCTGACCGGGCTGATTCTGGTCAAGGTGCTGGCACCGGGTTTTTACGCCCGCCAGAATGTCCGCACCCCGGTACGCATCGCGCTGATTTCGCTATTGGCAACACAAGTGATGAATCTTGCCTTTATCGGTTGGCTGGAACATGCCGGTCTGGCACTGTCGATCGGCCTTGCTGCCTGTCTGAATGCCGCACTGCTCTACCGCGGCCTGTGCCAGCAGGGCATTTTTGTGCCACAGCCGGGGTGGACCGTCTTCATCGTCAAGCTGGGCATTGCCATGGCGGTGATGGCGGGTGCGCTGTGGGCAGGCCAGGGGCAGGACAGCGACTGGCTGCACGGCAACCTGCTGGCACGCATCAGCCACCTCGCCTGGCTGGTGCCGCTTGGCGCCGGCGCCTATTTCGCTACACTATGGCTACTTGGCTTCCGCCTGCGCGACTTCAAGCGTCGGGCTGCCGAATAA
- a CDS encoding transcriptional regulator produces MHSDAILTHLKKHGQLLDADIAAKTGIALADVRTCLQELSAQKAISMCSMTVFKNGEAIEGLFCRVAGYMPSAAPGRKPGVKT; encoded by the coding sequence ATGCACTCCGACGCAATTCTCACCCATCTGAAAAAACACGGCCAACTGCTTGATGCCGATATCGCGGCAAAAACCGGGATCGCGCTTGCCGACGTACGTACCTGTCTGCAGGAACTCTCTGCCCAGAAGGCCATTTCCATGTGCAGCATGACCGTATTCAAGAATGGCGAAGCCATTGAAGGCCTGTTCTGTCGTGTTGCCGGTTACATGCCGTCCGCAGCGCCTGGCAGAAAGCCTGGCGTCAAGACCTGA
- a CDS encoding diguanylate cyclase, giving the protein MHDKDRLIVLVVEPSARNRALICECLAQLPEIELLGASTGSEALQMFRQHSPSLVLLDVAQPDTQGISIARAIRETEQNTQHLGLSRWTPIIFLSAVTDEDVLAQGILAGGDDFLYKPVSEVVLLAKVRAMLRIVAMQEELHDAHRKLREISFLDSLTGIPNRRHFDETLSTEWKRCIRLESPLSIVIGDVDFFKQFNDIYGHQAGDSCLRAIASSLNESLFRVEDMVARYGGEEFAAILPGTDACGALSVARRMLRSARELRIPHEKGIGGHVSCSFGIATARPNADQPAFDLLHSADANLYAAKRAGRNQIGLPKQFDHAL; this is encoded by the coding sequence ATGCACGACAAAGACAGACTGATCGTACTGGTCGTTGAACCCTCCGCGAGAAACCGGGCACTGATCTGCGAATGTCTGGCCCAGCTTCCGGAAATCGAGCTTTTGGGGGCGTCGACCGGTAGCGAGGCATTGCAGATGTTTCGCCAGCACTCGCCCAGCCTGGTCCTGCTTGATGTCGCCCAACCCGACACGCAGGGCATTTCGATAGCCAGAGCCATCCGCGAAACCGAACAGAACACCCAGCACCTCGGGTTATCGAGATGGACACCCATCATTTTCCTCTCCGCAGTCACGGATGAAGATGTTTTGGCGCAAGGCATTCTTGCCGGCGGCGATGACTTTCTTTACAAACCGGTATCGGAAGTCGTTCTGCTCGCCAAAGTACGCGCCATGTTGCGCATCGTGGCCATGCAGGAAGAACTGCACGACGCCCACCGCAAGTTGCGGGAAATATCATTCCTGGACAGCCTGACCGGCATTCCCAACCGCCGCCACTTCGATGAGACGCTGAGCACTGAATGGAAGCGCTGCATCAGACTGGAGAGCCCGCTGAGCATCGTCATCGGCGACGTGGATTTTTTCAAGCAATTCAACGACATCTACGGACACCAGGCCGGGGACTCCTGCCTGCGGGCCATCGCCAGCTCACTGAACGAATCGCTGTTCCGCGTCGAAGATATGGTTGCCCGCTATGGCGGCGAGGAGTTTGCCGCCATCCTGCCCGGCACGGACGCCTGCGGCGCCCTTTCCGTTGCCCGGCGCATGCTGCGCTCGGCGCGCGAGTTGCGAATTCCCCACGAAAAGGGAATAGGCGGCCACGTTTCATGTAGCTTTGGTATCGCAACAGCCAGGCCGAACGCCGACCAACCCGCGTTCGATCTATTGCACTCGGCCGACGCCAACCTTTATGCCGCCAAGCGGGCCGGCCGGAACCAGATTGGATTACCCAAGCAGTTCGACCACGCCCTTTAG
- a CDS encoding 3-hydroxyacyl-CoA dehydrogenase — translation MQIKDKVFLVTGAGSGLGAATAKVLAEAGAKVVLADLNREAGEKLAAELGAGARFVETDVASEASAVNAVQTAISVFGGLHGLVNCAGVAPAEKVVGKEGPHRLESFAKVININLVGTFNMIRLAAEAMMKGEPDVGGERGVIVNTASVAAYEGQLGQAAYAASKGGIVALTLPVARELARSGIRVMTIAPGIMETPMLLGMPPEVQDSLGKMVPFPSRMGKPAEYAALVKHIAENAYLNGEVIRLDGAIRMGTK, via the coding sequence ATGCAAATCAAGGATAAAGTATTTCTGGTCACCGGTGCCGGTTCCGGTCTCGGGGCGGCAACGGCCAAAGTGTTGGCTGAGGCGGGTGCCAAAGTGGTTCTGGCTGATCTGAATCGCGAAGCCGGTGAAAAACTGGCCGCAGAATTGGGGGCTGGGGCCAGGTTTGTCGAAACCGATGTCGCCAGCGAGGCTTCAGCGGTCAACGCCGTGCAGACGGCAATTTCCGTTTTTGGCGGTCTGCATGGCCTGGTTAACTGTGCCGGCGTGGCACCGGCCGAGAAAGTCGTCGGCAAGGAGGGTCCGCACCGTCTGGAGAGTTTTGCCAAGGTCATCAACATCAATCTGGTCGGAACTTTCAACATGATTCGTCTGGCTGCCGAGGCGATGATGAAGGGGGAGCCGGATGTGGGTGGTGAGCGTGGCGTCATCGTCAATACGGCGTCAGTAGCGGCCTATGAAGGCCAGCTCGGTCAGGCGGCCTATGCCGCTTCCAAGGGCGGTATCGTGGCGCTGACCCTGCCGGTGGCGCGCGAGCTGGCACGCAGCGGCATCCGCGTCATGACGATTGCTCCGGGCATCATGGAAACGCCGATGTTGCTCGGCATGCCGCCGGAAGTTCAGGATTCGCTGGGCAAGATGGTTCCCTTCCCTTCGCGCATGGGCAAGCCGGCAGAATACGCAGCGCTGGTGAAGCACATTGCCGAAAACGCTTACCTGAATGGCGAGGTCATTCGTTTGGACGGCGCCATCCGCATGGGTACCAAATAA
- a CDS encoding heavy metal translocating P-type ATPase, translating to MPEVTCYHCGQAVPDELDLPVTIGGQARSMCCYGCQAVAQSIVDNGLEDYYRSRDSLPESQREAMPQILDQLALYDHADFQKSFVKELGETEREASLLLEGITCAACIWLNEQHVGKLSGVTAVDINYATRRARVRWDESRIKLSDILGAIAAIGYRAYPYDAAKNEEISRKERREALWRLWVAGFGMMQVMMYAFPVYIANGDMTSDIESMMRLASLLLTLPVVFYSSAPFFRNAWRDIKLRRVGMDVPVALGVGAAFLASCWASLTGEGEVYFDSVTMFVFFLLGGRYLEMTARQKALSVTEALAKLLPAFAQKLLNFPVDRAVEQCVVADLRPGDHVLVRAGEAIPADGKVVEGFSCANEALLTGESKPVAKAPGDSVTGGSLNAESPLVVRVEQVGEATRLSAIVQLMERAATEKPKIVEMADRIASYFVAVLLLVAALVAVGWYIVDPSKALWITVSVLVVTCPCALSLATPIALTVSAGALAKNGLLVTRGHAIETLARATHFVFDKTGTLTSGRMSLRGVLVVGSLPEFECLAMAAALEHSSEHPVAAALRHAVSGELPEATMALSEPGQGIEGVIDGRRCRIGRPDYALALSGAQLPAAAVDWLESGETVVVLADASACLALFRIGDELRPESKFLVDYLLSLGKHVVLLTGDAPSVAQRVAARLGIQDVRAGMTPQGKHACVKALQESGAVVAMIGDGVNDAPVLAQAQVSIAMGGGAQLARTQSDFVLLSENLDHLRDGLRRARQTLVIIRQNLWWSFAYNFVALPLAIGGYVTPWLAGIGMSASSLLVVLNSLRIQRAKAD from the coding sequence ATGCCAGAAGTAACCTGCTATCACTGCGGTCAGGCTGTTCCCGATGAACTCGATTTGCCGGTCACCATCGGCGGGCAGGCGCGCAGCATGTGCTGCTACGGTTGCCAGGCGGTAGCCCAGTCAATTGTCGATAATGGCCTGGAAGACTATTACCGCAGCCGCGATTCGCTGCCGGAGTCGCAGCGTGAGGCGATGCCGCAGATCCTTGATCAGCTGGCACTTTACGATCATGCTGATTTTCAGAAGAGTTTCGTCAAGGAACTGGGCGAAACCGAGCGGGAAGCCTCCCTGTTGCTCGAAGGCATTACCTGCGCCGCCTGTATCTGGCTCAACGAACAACATGTCGGGAAGTTGTCGGGTGTGACCGCGGTCGACATCAATTACGCCACCCGGCGTGCCCGTGTGCGCTGGGACGAATCGCGCATCAAGCTCTCGGACATCCTCGGGGCGATCGCTGCGATCGGCTATCGGGCCTATCCGTATGATGCAGCCAAAAACGAGGAAATCTCGCGCAAGGAGCGACGCGAGGCGCTTTGGCGTTTGTGGGTGGCCGGCTTCGGCATGATGCAGGTGATGATGTACGCCTTCCCGGTCTATATCGCCAATGGCGACATGACCTCGGATATCGAAAGCATGATGCGCCTGGCCAGCTTGCTGCTGACCCTGCCGGTCGTTTTCTATTCCTCGGCGCCCTTCTTTCGCAATGCCTGGCGCGATATCAAGTTGCGGCGCGTCGGTATGGATGTGCCGGTGGCTCTGGGTGTTGGCGCGGCCTTTCTGGCTAGTTGCTGGGCAAGTCTGACTGGGGAAGGCGAGGTCTATTTCGACTCGGTGACGATGTTTGTTTTCTTCCTGCTCGGTGGGCGTTATCTCGAGATGACAGCCCGCCAGAAGGCGCTCAGCGTGACCGAAGCCTTGGCCAAGTTGCTGCCCGCCTTTGCGCAAAAACTGCTTAATTTTCCGGTCGACCGTGCGGTTGAACAATGCGTGGTTGCAGACCTGAGGCCGGGCGACCATGTCCTGGTCCGTGCGGGTGAGGCAATTCCTGCGGATGGCAAGGTGGTTGAGGGCTTCAGTTGCGCCAATGAGGCGTTGCTGACCGGGGAAAGCAAGCCTGTTGCAAAAGCACCGGGCGATTCGGTGACGGGTGGTTCGCTGAATGCCGAAAGTCCCCTGGTTGTCAGGGTTGAGCAGGTCGGAGAGGCAACCCGCCTGTCGGCCATTGTTCAGCTCATGGAGCGAGCAGCAACTGAAAAGCCAAAAATCGTCGAGATGGCTGACCGCATTGCCAGCTATTTTGTTGCCGTGCTGCTGCTGGTGGCAGCCTTGGTTGCGGTTGGCTGGTACATCGTTGATCCCTCAAAGGCGCTTTGGATTACGGTCTCTGTGCTGGTGGTGACCTGTCCTTGCGCTCTTTCCCTGGCGACCCCGATCGCCTTGACGGTGTCGGCCGGCGCGTTGGCTAAGAACGGTTTGCTGGTGACGCGCGGTCACGCAATCGAAACCCTGGCGAGGGCAACGCATTTTGTCTTTGACAAGACCGGGACGCTGACCAGCGGACGCATGAGTTTGCGGGGTGTTCTCGTCGTCGGCAGTCTTCCTGAGTTTGAGTGTCTGGCCATGGCGGCGGCGTTGGAGCACTCGTCCGAGCATCCGGTTGCAGCCGCATTGCGCCATGCGGTGAGCGGTGAGTTGCCGGAGGCGACCATGGCGCTTAGCGAACCGGGGCAAGGCATTGAGGGGGTGATTGATGGTCGTCGTTGCCGTATTGGCCGTCCGGATTACGCCCTGGCCTTGTCCGGTGCGCAACTTCCGGCAGCAGCGGTCGACTGGCTGGAGAGTGGTGAAACGGTTGTGGTGCTGGCTGATGCAAGTGCTTGCCTGGCGTTGTTCCGGATTGGCGACGAGTTGCGTCCTGAGTCGAAATTCTTGGTTGATTACTTGCTCAGCTTGGGAAAGCACGTAGTGCTCCTGACGGGAGATGCTCCGTCGGTGGCGCAGCGCGTTGCTGCCAGGCTCGGTATTCAAGATGTGCGGGCTGGTATGACGCCGCAAGGCAAGCATGCCTGTGTCAAGGCCTTGCAGGAAAGTGGTGCCGTTGTCGCAATGATTGGTGACGGGGTCAATGACGCGCCGGTTCTCGCGCAGGCGCAGGTCTCGATTGCAATGGGTGGCGGAGCTCAGTTGGCCAGAACGCAATCCGATTTTGTGCTGCTATCGGAAAACCTGGATCATCTGCGTGATGGCTTGCGTCGAGCTCGGCAAACCCTGGTCATTATTCGTCAGAATTTGTGGTGGTCATTTGCCTATAATTTCGTTGCGCTACCACTGGCGATTGGTGGCTATGTGACGCCGTGGCTGGCTGGCATCGGTATGTCGGCCAGTTCCTTGCTGGTGGTTCTTAACTCCCTGCGCATTCAGCGCGCAAAGGCGGATTGA
- the ccoS gene encoding cbb3-type cytochrome oxidase assembly protein CcoS, which produces MESIYLLVPISVILVFVIAVIFWWSVRSGQFDDLEGPGFRVLMDDDERPPQPVDADGKKDNSGKV; this is translated from the coding sequence ATGGAAAGTATTTATTTGCTGGTGCCGATTTCGGTCATTCTGGTTTTTGTGATCGCCGTCATTTTCTGGTGGTCGGTTCGCAGTGGCCAGTTTGATGATCTCGAGGGGCCGGGTTTTCGTGTTCTGATGGATGATGATGAGCGGCCGCCGCAACCAGTTGATGCTGATGGCAAAAAAGATAATTCAGGGAAGGTTTGA